A window from Nycticebus coucang isolate mNycCou1 chromosome X, mNycCou1.pri, whole genome shotgun sequence encodes these proteins:
- the XKRX gene encoding XK-related protein 2 → MDRVYEIPEEPHVDAVSSLEEDVIRGTNPRFTFPFGILFSTFLYCGEAASALYMVRIYRKNSETYWMTYTFSFFMFSSIMVQLTLIFVHRDLAKDKPLSLFMHLILLGPVIRCLEAMIKYLTLWKKEGQEEPYVSLIRKKMLIDGEEVLIEWEVGHSIRTLAMHRNAYKRMSQIQAFLGSVPQLTYQLYVTLISSEVPLGRAVLMVFSLVSVTYGATLCNMLAIQIKYDDYKIRLGPLEVLCITIWRTLEITSRLVILVLFSATLKMKAVPFLVLNFLIILFEPWVKFWRSGAQMPNNIEKNFSRVGTLVVLISITVLYAGINFSCWSALQLRLADRDLVDKGQNWGHMGLHYSVRLVENVIMVLVFKFFGVKVLLNYCHSLIALQLIVAYLISIGFMLLFFQYLHPLRSLFTHNVVDYLHCVCCHRHPRGRVENSEPSPEAEATQSIV, encoded by the exons ATGGACAGAGTTTATGAAATTCCCGAGGAGCCACATGTGGATGCGGTTTCATCTCTGGAGGAAGATGTCATCCGTGGGACCAACCCCCGCTTTACCTTTCCATTTGGCATCCTCTTCTCCACCTTTTTGTACTGTGGAGAGGCTGCATCTGCCTTGTACATGGTTAGAATCTACCGAAAGAATAGTGAAACATACTGGATGACATacactttttccttcttcatgttTTCATCCATCATGGTCCAGTTGACCCTCATTTTTGTCCACAGAGATCTGGCTAAAGATAAACCACTATCGTTATTTATGCATCTAATCCTCTTGGGACCTGTTATCAG ATGTTTGGAGGCCATGATTAAGTACCTCACACTGTGGAAGAAAGAGGGGCAGGAGGAGCCCTATGTCAGCCTCATCCGAAAGAAGATGCTAATAGATGGCGAGGAGGTGCTGATTGAATGGGAGGTGGGCCACTCCATCCGGACCCTGGCTATGCACCGCAATGCCTACAAACGTATGTCACAGATCCAAGCCTTCCTGGGCTCAGTGCCCCAGCTGACCTATCAGCTCTATGTGACCCTGATCTCTTCCGAGGTCCCCCTAGGTAGAG ccGTGCTAATGGTCTTTTCCCTGGTATCTGTCACCTATGGGGCTACCCTTTGCAATATGTTGGCTATCCAGATTAAGTACGATGACTACAAGATTCGCCTTGGGCCACTAGAAGTCCTTTGCATCACCATTTGGCGGACATTGGAGATTACTTCGCGCCTCGTGATTCTAGTGCTCTTCTCAGCCACCTTGAAGATGAAGGCTGTGCCCTTCTTAGTGCTCAACTTCCTGATCATTCTCTTTGAGCCTTGGGTTAAGTTCTGGAGAAGTGGTGCCCAGATGCCCAATAATATTGAGAAGAACTTCAGCCGAGTTGGCACTCTGGTGGTACTCATTTCCATCACCGTCCTCTATGCTGGCATCAACTTCTCCTGCTGGTCAGCCTTACAGTTGAGGTTGGCAGACAGAGATCTTGTTGACAAAGGTCAAAACTGGGGACATATGGGCCTGCACTATAGTGTGAGGTTGGTAGAGAATGTGATTATGGTGTTGGTTTTTAAGTTCTTTGGAGTGAAAGTGTTACTGAATTATTGTCATTCCTTAATTGCCTTGCAGCTCATTGTTGCTTATCTGATTTCCATTGGCTTCATGCTCCTTTTCTTCCAGTATTTGCATCCATTGCGCTCACTCTTCACCCATAATGTAGTGGACTACCTCCACTGTGTCTGCTGCCACCGGCACCCTCGGGGCAGGGTTGAGAACTCAGAGCCATCCCCTGAGGCTGAAGCAACACAAAGCATTGTCTGA